One uncultured Carboxylicivirga sp. genomic window, ATATGCATTTAAGAATGGAATCAGAAGAATTAGATGCTGTGATTCCTGATCTTGTCTATTATAGAAAAGACCATTCAAGTGAACCTCAGGTGGGATTAAATGGAGACAGAGATAAATTATTAAGCGGATTAGATGCGTTTAAATTATCTTTGGATTGGACAATTCCGGGTTGTGCACTGATTAAAACAGATTTATTGAGAAAGGTTGGGTTTGAAGAATTTAATATGTTTGCAGATGAGTTTACAATCCGGAAGTATTATGTTGCTTCAAATAAGATTGGTTTTTGTAACGGAACATTCTATTACCGGATTGATAACCCGGAAGCCATAACAAAAAAAGTCAAACCTTCGCTATTCCAAAAATTGTATAAAGAAGTAAGGTTGCTTGAACTTATTTATTCAAATTTGGAAGAGCAGGTGTTTGTTCAAAGTGTTGATAGGCTTGTGAATATGTTCTATGCAGATTATTTAACATCTCATAAATTGTCTTTCTCAAAGGATCAGCTTGAACTTGCTAATTCATATTTAAATAATGCATATAAACGTTTTGTTGAGTTTATTGATATAAATAAAATTAAATATCAAACGAATAACTTGAGATCGACAATCAGGTATGTATTATTAATACGATTCTATGTTTTATTCAAAATAGTTATAAGATTAAGGAGCAGAATGTGATAATGTTTATAAATAATTAAAGTTGAAGAATTTATTAAGAAAATTATATCTGAAACCTGTTAAATTTCTTATTGATTACAATATAAAACTTCAATTCTATCATAAGTTTTATTTACGTAATTTATTTAAAATAAATAAAGGAATTATAAAGTATCAAAACCCAATTTGGTGCAAGCAAAAGTTAATTGTTTATGGTAATGGTTTTCTTAAAATGGGAAAAGGTTGCATATGGGGATACAAGAGGGGGGGACATTATCGTAATGGTTGTATTGAAATACAAATGAGAAGTAATGAGGCGGTAATTGATATTGGGGAGAGTGTGGTTTCAAATAATAACCTGTTCATTTGTGCTTATAATAAAATTAAAATTGGAAGTAATACTTTAATAGGATTAAATGTTACCATCTTTGACCATGAAGCTCACGGTATTGCACCTGATAAACGAAGAGAAATAGGAGCTATAGGTAAAGTGTTGATTGGTAATAATGTTTGGCTGGGTAATAATGTAACAATACTTAAAAACACTGAAATAGGTGATAATTCCATTGTTGCAGCAGGAGCAGTCGTATCTGGAAAATTTCCTGAAAATGTTATAATTGGTGGGATTCCGGCTAAAATTATTAGAGAACTATAATGGATAAGAAGAAATCTGCATTTCGACAGATATTTAAGGCCACTTCTATTTTTGGGGGAGTACAGGTTTTTAATATTATTATATCTTTAGTCAGAGGAAAGTTGATTGCTGTTCTTATAGGAACAACCGGGATGGGATTAAATGGGTTACTAAACTCAGGTATAAATCTTATAAAGATAATTAGTGGCTTAGGTCTTGAGCAAAGTGCAATAAAGGATATATCTAATGCAAGTGGATCTAATGACTTAATCAGAATCAGAACTGTATATAGTATTTTTAGACGGTGGATTTGGATAACCGGA contains:
- a CDS encoding glycosyltransferase; its protein translation is MEVKISIVMPVYNGGKFLSETLESLFKQSFKQFELICINDKSIDNSLQILHYYKDKLNMLIINNEENIGLVPRIIKDIGLPNCKGNYYLYMSQDDLLSHDCLENMHLRMESEELDAVIPDLVYYRKDHSSEPQVGLNGDRDKLLSGLDAFKLSLDWTIPGCALIKTDLLRKVGFEEFNMFADEFTIRKYYVASNKIGFCNGTFYYRIDNPEAITKKVKPSLFQKLYKEVRLLELIYSNLEEQVFVQSVDRLVNMFYADYLTSHKLSFSKDQLELANSYLNNAYKRFVEFIDINKIKYQTNNLRSTIRYVLLIRFYVLFKIVIRLRSRM
- a CDS encoding acyltransferase — translated: MKNLLRKLYLKPVKFLIDYNIKLQFYHKFYLRNLFKINKGIIKYQNPIWCKQKLIVYGNGFLKMGKGCIWGYKRGGHYRNGCIEIQMRSNEAVIDIGESVVSNNNLFICAYNKIKIGSNTLIGLNVTIFDHEAHGIAPDKRREIGAIGKVLIGNNVWLGNNVTILKNTEIGDNSIVAAGAVVSGKFPENVIIGGIPAKIIREL